In Kazachstania africana CBS 2517 chromosome 4, complete genome, the following are encoded in one genomic region:
- the VPS75 gene encoding Vps75p (similar to Saccharomyces cerevisiae VPS75 (YNL246W); ancestral locus Anc_1.116), whose product MSKAFLELAENEVEIEKIEKEIEKFKILKYKPIYLKRDKLIDSIDSFWKIILSQHSNFVNFIRASDFKYVDCINQIIVDYDEENVGNFSITFKFNEIEGDFPAQTVTKAFKLIKIIPEDNKDSESEDESVEGEKLISESVEIIWPKSYNSINPSLIEDKKSDEGKRNYRKGMKSFFGWFKWTGLKPGKEFPHGDSFATLFSEDLYPYCVKYYTEAQRDLEDEASDSDYDSAEEPLDIDNEESENDEPPKKKSKI is encoded by the coding sequence atgAGCAAAGCTTTTCTCGAGCTAGCTGAGaatgaagttgaaattgaaaaaattgaaaaagagattgaaaagttcaaaaTACTGAAATATAAACcgatttatttaaaaagaGACAAACTTATTGATTCGATAGAttcattttggaaaattatACTATCGCAACATTCCaattttgttaattttATAAGAGCATCAGATTTCAAATACGTTGATTGtatcaatcaaattattgttGATTATGACGAGGAAAATGTTGGTAATTTTAGcattactttcaaatttaatgaaatcgAAGGTGATTTCCCAGCACAAACCGTTACAAAGGCATTTAAATTGATTAAAATAATTCCTGAAGACAATAAAGATAGTGAAAGTGAAGATGAATCTGTGGAGggtgaaaaattgattagTGAATCAGTCGAAATTATATGGCCCAAGTCGTACAATTCAATAAACCCTTCACTGATTGAAGATAAGAAAAGTGACGAAGGTAAAAGAAACTATAGAAAAGGtatgaaatcatttttcGGTTGGTTCAAATGGACTGGGTTAAAACCAGGAAAAGAGTTCCCACACGGTGATTCCTTTGCTACATTGTTTAGTGAAGATTTGTATCCATACTGTGTGAAATACTATACAGAAGCACAGAGAGACCTTGAAGATGAGGCAAGTGATTCTGATTATGACAGCGCCGAAGAGCCCTTGGACatagataatgaagaaagtgaGAATGATGAACcgccaaagaagaaaagcaaAATCTAA